DNA from Coleofasciculus sp. FACHB-1120:
ACTTATTTGTGTCAAACTCAAACCTAATTGATATAAGGCTTTGCTTGATTTTCTGACATGATGCAGCAACTCAAAAAAGCCCAGAAACCAAGGCAATTTGTCTAGGAACCCCGAACGCGATCGCAACCTAGAGCGCAGCAAGTACCCCAGCGATTGTCCAGAACCATTCCATTCGAGGCTCCTCAAAAACTCGAAGCTTAATCAGCGACATAATTAAGTAGAAACATCATTGACAAATTAACAGGATTTTCAAATCTTATGATTCTACTAAGATTTTGGATTTCACTACTCGTAAAATTACGGAGGCGTTCAGCGGTTTTGTTGAAAGAGATCCAATAAGTCTTTTAGATCGTATTAAAGAAAAAGGAAGCAAAAGGAAATTTATCTCTTGTGAGAGATGCAGAACAATCAAGTCCTGCAATTGACTCTGAAGAGTGATTGGCTTAAGACCTACTCTCCAGAACGCATGCATCCTGACTCTCTCGATGGCAAATCAACAAACACAACGCCCCGGATGGATACAGAGCTATTTCAAGCACTTAAAGCTGGTCAATCCTCTGCTCTGGGCACTCTCTACGACCGCTATGGCGCTCTTGTCTATGGGTTAGCATTAAAAATTTTGCAAAATCCCCAAGAAGCAGAAGACCTCACTCAAGAGATTTTTCTGCATCTGTGGCGTACTAATACTTACAATCCCGCTCGTGGTACTCTTAGTAGCTTTTTAACTGTAATGACGCGATCGCGTGCGATTGACAAACTTCGCTCTCGTGGCACCACCCACAAATTTCTGGAGCGTTGGGGTCAAACAATGACGACTGAAATCAGCTCTGCAAGCCCTTTTGAGCTGGCTTCATTAGGAGAGCGATCGCAGCAAGTTCGGGATGCCTTGGCGCAACTTTCAGAAAATCAGCGTCAAATCTTAGAAATGTCCTACTACCAAGGTCTCAGTCAATCGGAAATTGCGGCTCAACTAAATATCCCCTTAGGGACGGTCAAAACTCGCGCTCGTCAGGGACTACTGAAATTGAGGCAAACGTTACAAGATTTTCTAAAATAGTTGAACCATGACCGAACCTTTAAATCCCGAAAACTTAGAAGAATTAATGGCAGGTTATGTTCTCGGCGATCTTAGCGCTGAAGAAGCGGAAGAATTTAGGCAAATTCTCGAAAAAAATCCGCAACTGGCTGAAGAAGTGAGTCGTTTGCAGGCATCGCTAGACCTCTTGCCCTACGCCCTTCCTGAAGTCACACCTCCCCCACATCTGCGTTCGATGATTCTGGAAGCAGCCAATCCGGCAATCAATCCCGAACCCGCCCCAAAACAGGTTTCTTTTCCTTGGAGCAAACTTTTTGCTAGTTTGGCAGCATTGTTAGCTCTGGCTTTCGCTTTTGACAATTATCGTCTGCGCCAAAATCTAAAGATAGTGCAATCTCGTCTGCGGCAAGAACTTCAAACGGTGCAGGCTCAGAAAGATGCCCTTGAGGTGCTACAACAGCGAAATACCCGTTTATACACGCTCACAGGTACAGAGAATGCAAATAGGGCTTCTGGAAGTATTCTCGTCAATCTGGATGAACAAAAAGCGGTAATTGCCTTTCAAAATCTTCCGGTTGCCCCATCTGGTCAAATTTATCGACTTTGGGCAATTGTTGACGAGAAAAAGATACCTTGTGCAAATT
Protein-coding regions in this window:
- a CDS encoding anti-sigma factor produces the protein MTEPLNPENLEELMAGYVLGDLSAEEAEEFRQILEKNPQLAEEVSRLQASLDLLPYALPEVTPPPHLRSMILEAANPAINPEPAPKQVSFPWSKLFASLAALLALAFAFDNYRLRQNLKIVQSRLRQELQTVQAQKDALEVLQQRNTRLYTLTGTENANRASGSILVNLDEQKAVIAFQNLPVAPSGQIYRLWAIVDEKKIPCANFGASQGGTVLEQISIPVGACGATTSTLAVTLEPSSLPPQPVGPAVMVESSL
- a CDS encoding sigma-70 family RNA polymerase sigma factor codes for the protein MHPDSLDGKSTNTTPRMDTELFQALKAGQSSALGTLYDRYGALVYGLALKILQNPQEAEDLTQEIFLHLWRTNTYNPARGTLSSFLTVMTRSRAIDKLRSRGTTHKFLERWGQTMTTEISSASPFELASLGERSQQVRDALAQLSENQRQILEMSYYQGLSQSEIAAQLNIPLGTVKTRARQGLLKLRQTLQDFLK